One segment of Altererythrobacter sp. Root672 DNA contains the following:
- a CDS encoding FeoA family protein yields the protein MTLDLLPVRRRAEIVSIDWAALAPDEAKRLQALGIDEGARVAVAHRGIFAGRDPIALLIGRMTVAIRRAHARAMTVELI from the coding sequence ATGACTCTCGATCTCCTGCCGGTGCGCCGCCGCGCCGAAATCGTCTCCATCGATTGGGCTGCGCTCGCGCCCGACGAAGCCAAGCGCCTGCAGGCTCTCGGCATCGACGAGGGCGCCCGAGTAGCGGTGGCCCATCGCGGCATTTTTGCCGGCCGTGACCCGATCGCGCTGCTGATCGGCCGCATGACCGTGGCCATCCGCCGCGCCCATGCCCGCGCGATGACGGTGGAGCTGATATGA
- a CDS encoding COQ9 family protein, which produces MAPDDRTLDELRLDLAPEIARLAVFDGWGDQALEQAAASAGVDPAVARLAFPGGAMDMIAAWIASTDAKMQAAFADGHLTGLKIRDRIRTLLQFRLDAVAGQEEALRRALAIQAMPQNLARTMKLGWNSADQMWRLAGDTATDYNHYTKRGLLAGIYTATLAVFLDDTSEGKAETRAFLDRRIEGVMKFEKAKARVFRDREGFDFARFLGRLRYPAR; this is translated from the coding sequence ATGGCGCCGGACGACCGCACGCTCGACGAGTTGCGGCTCGACCTCGCGCCGGAGATCGCCCGCCTTGCCGTGTTCGACGGTTGGGGCGATCAGGCGCTGGAGCAGGCAGCTGCCAGCGCGGGAGTCGATCCCGCGGTTGCGCGGCTCGCCTTTCCGGGCGGGGCGATGGACATGATCGCCGCATGGATTGCCTCGACCGACGCCAAGATGCAGGCAGCCTTTGCTGACGGGCATCTGACCGGGCTCAAGATCCGCGACCGAATTCGCACTCTCCTCCAGTTTCGCCTCGATGCGGTGGCTGGGCAGGAAGAGGCGTTGCGGCGGGCCCTGGCGATCCAGGCCATGCCCCAGAACCTGGCGCGCACTATGAAGCTCGGCTGGAACAGCGCCGACCAGATGTGGCGCCTCGCAGGCGATACGGCCACCGACTACAATCATTACACCAAGCGTGGCTTGCTGGCCGGGATCTACACGGCGACTTTGGCCGTTTTCCTTGACGACACCAGCGAGGGCAAGGCGGAGACGCGCGCTTTTCTCGATCGCCGAATCGAAGGTGTGATGAAATTCGAGAAGGCCAAGGCACGGGTGTTCCGCGACCGTGAGGGCTTCGATTTCGCCCGGTTCCTTGGTAGGCTACGCTACCCGGCGCGCTAG
- a CDS encoding ankyrin repeat domain-containing protein — protein MATILALGAPAAAQTKSDGYKFLDAVKDKNANEVDALLRKPGSQVVNSRDLSNGRTALHIVVDMRDVTWIRYLINRGANPNTADNKGVTPLMRASQLGFVDGVDALVAGGARVDNSNDAGETPLILAVHRKDTNMMRVLLKAGADPDRADNSGRSARDYARSDGANSPTLAEIESSKAPVGARTGSGQTYGPSL, from the coding sequence ATGGCGACAATTCTGGCTTTGGGCGCCCCCGCTGCCGCGCAAACTAAGTCGGACGGCTACAAGTTTCTCGACGCGGTGAAAGACAAGAACGCCAACGAAGTCGATGCGCTTCTGCGCAAGCCGGGCTCGCAAGTCGTCAACTCACGCGACTTGAGCAATGGCCGCACCGCGCTGCATATCGTGGTCGACATGCGCGACGTGACCTGGATCAGGTACCTCATCAACCGCGGCGCCAACCCCAATACTGCCGACAACAAGGGCGTGACGCCGCTGATGCGGGCCAGCCAGCTGGGCTTCGTTGACGGCGTGGACGCACTGGTCGCGGGCGGGGCGCGAGTCGACAACTCCAACGATGCCGGTGAAACACCGCTGATCCTGGCGGTCCACCGCAAGGACACCAACATGATGCGCGTCCTGCTCAAGGCTGGCGCCGATCCTGACAGGGCGGACAACTCCGGCCGATCGGCGCGGGATTATGCCCGCAGTGACGGCGCCAACAGCCCGACGCTGGCAGAAATCGAAAGCAGCAAGGCACCGGTGGGTGCCCGGACGGGCAGCGGACAGACCTACGGGCCGAGCCTCTGA
- a CDS encoding SCO family protein has product MNIDAMTCRSTIAATCLLLSLILSGCGNSTASPAADAPLAGAQIGGPFELVDTQGKTVRWSDFDGKFRMVYFGYAYCPDICPFDVQRMMKGFEQFKKAEPELAAQVQPLFITIDPSRDTPKVVGEFTSAFSDDLIGLTGTQEQIAQAAKAFAVYYTKGEVSESGGYLMDHSRAAFLMGRKGEPIALLPVEKGPNEVAAELERWVS; this is encoded by the coding sequence ATGAACATTGATGCCATGACCTGCCGTAGTACAATTGCCGCCACCTGTCTGTTGCTGTCCCTGATCCTGTCCGGATGTGGCAACTCCACCGCCTCTCCCGCTGCCGATGCGCCGCTTGCCGGAGCCCAGATCGGCGGACCGTTCGAACTCGTTGATACTCAGGGCAAGACCGTGCGCTGGAGCGATTTCGACGGCAAGTTTCGCATGGTCTATTTCGGCTATGCCTATTGCCCGGACATCTGCCCGTTCGACGTCCAGCGGATGATGAAGGGGTTCGAGCAGTTCAAGAAGGCTGAGCCAGAGCTCGCGGCGCAAGTCCAACCGCTGTTCATCACCATCGACCCATCTCGCGACACCCCCAAGGTGGTCGGCGAGTTCACCTCGGCCTTCTCCGACGATCTTATCGGCCTCACCGGCACGCAGGAGCAGATTGCCCAAGCCGCCAAGGCTTTTGCAGTCTATTATACCAAGGGCGAAGTGAGCGAGAGCGGCGGCTACCTGATGGATCACAGCCGCGCCGCTTTCCTGATGGGGCGGAAGGGTGAGCCGATCGCGCTTCTGCCGGTAGAAAAGGGTCCCAATGAAGTGGCCGCGGAACTGGAACGATGGGTGAGTTGA
- a CDS encoding YcgN family cysteine cluster protein, whose protein sequence is MGELRTRFWELPLEALNRDEWEALCDGCGRCCLHKIEDEETGDVIETNVACRLLDTQTARCSDYKHRKAFVPDCLRLTPKLVKQVTWLPETCAYRRRAEERPLPDWHYLLTGSHDAMIRAGACVSGRVVSEDDAGPLEHHIVEWEGG, encoded by the coding sequence ATGGGTGAGTTGAGAACCCGCTTCTGGGAACTCCCGCTCGAAGCGCTCAATCGCGATGAGTGGGAAGCGCTGTGTGACGGGTGCGGCCGCTGCTGCCTGCACAAGATCGAGGACGAGGAAACCGGCGACGTCATCGAGACCAACGTCGCCTGCCGCTTGCTTGATACCCAGACCGCTCGCTGCAGCGACTACAAGCACCGCAAGGCCTTCGTGCCGGACTGCCTGCGCCTGACGCCCAAGCTGGTCAAACAGGTGACCTGGCTGCCCGAGACTTGCGCCTATCGTCGCCGCGCCGAAGAGCGCCCCTTGCCTGACTGGCACTATCTGCTGACCGGCAGCCATGACGCGATGATCCGCGCCGGGGCCTGCGTCTCGGGAAGAGTGGTGAGCGAAGACGATGCCGGTCCGCTCGAGCATCATATCGTCGAATGGGAGGGCGGATGA
- a CDS encoding M48 family metallopeptidase, giving the protein MIDWLRPERQDPKVTIGGQEIPLAIRRHARAKRMTMRLAPDGSEVRITMPQWGRTMDALVFVKSRADWLERQLAAVPDSCPPVPGGTLLFRGERLVVEWESSLPRKPAVAGNRLRLGGPQETVTARVRRWLETEALRLLSEDLAHYCALAGQTVPQLRLSRAVRRWGSCSGAGCIRINWRLVQAPDAVRRSVVAHEVAHLVHFDHSPAFHALLGRLFEGDLKAADRWLKSEGRGLYAALG; this is encoded by the coding sequence ATGATCGACTGGCTGCGGCCGGAGCGCCAGGACCCGAAGGTGACGATCGGCGGGCAGGAAATTCCGCTCGCGATCCGCCGTCATGCTCGCGCCAAGCGCATGACGATGCGGCTGGCTCCTGATGGCAGCGAAGTGCGCATCACCATGCCGCAATGGGGCCGCACGATGGATGCACTGGTATTCGTCAAGAGCCGCGCCGACTGGCTCGAACGCCAGCTGGCCGCTGTGCCCGACTCGTGTCCCCCCGTGCCGGGCGGGACGCTGCTGTTCCGAGGGGAGCGGCTTGTTGTCGAATGGGAATCGAGCCTGCCGCGCAAACCTGCCGTTGCCGGCAACCGCCTGCGCCTGGGCGGACCGCAGGAAACGGTGACGGCCCGCGTCCGTCGCTGGCTCGAGACCGAGGCGCTCCGCCTGCTGAGCGAAGACCTCGCCCACTACTGCGCGCTCGCCGGACAGACGGTCCCGCAATTGCGGCTGTCGCGCGCCGTGCGGCGGTGGGGGAGCTGTTCGGGAGCCGGATGCATTCGCATCAACTGGCGGCTGGTCCAGGCCCCGGACGCGGTCCGTCGTTCGGTGGTGGCGCACGAGGTCGCGCACTTGGTCCATTTCGACCATTCGCCGGCCTTCCATGCTCTGCTCGGACGCCTGTTCGAGGGCGATCTGAAGGCCGCCGACCGCTGGCTCAAGTCGGAGGGCCGCGGCCTCTACGCCGCCCTGGGATAG
- a CDS encoding DUF4402 domain-containing protein — protein sequence MSRPRLLFGAILALGCAVSAAAGEDACATCLELPRAERDEQPLRIEIESGLQFSRLALAGQEDGAAEIDPRTGAKRVVNMIDLGGISYQARATVRGQPLRPVRVELPARVLLRSPSGAEAELTHFVTDLPPVAMLDENGLLTFNFGARISSRAASGGDFRGRIEIHVDYF from the coding sequence ATGAGCCGACCTCGCCTGCTCTTTGGCGCGATCCTCGCACTTGGGTGCGCTGTGTCCGCAGCGGCCGGCGAAGACGCTTGCGCGACCTGCCTTGAGCTACCGCGTGCTGAACGCGACGAACAACCGCTCCGCATCGAGATCGAAAGCGGACTGCAATTCAGCCGACTTGCCCTCGCCGGCCAGGAAGACGGTGCGGCCGAGATCGACCCCCGGACTGGCGCCAAGCGCGTGGTCAACATGATCGACCTTGGCGGCATATCCTACCAGGCCCGCGCGACTGTCAGGGGGCAGCCACTGCGGCCGGTGCGGGTAGAACTGCCGGCCCGCGTCTTGCTGCGCAGTCCCAGCGGCGCCGAGGCCGAGCTGACCCACTTCGTGACCGACCTGCCGCCAGTAGCGATGCTCGACGAGAACGGTCTCCTGACTTTCAATTTCGGCGCCCGTATCTCGAGCCGGGCAGCGAGCGGTGGGGACTTTCGTGGGCGGATCGAGATCCACGTGGACTATTTTTAA
- the ribD gene encoding bifunctional diaminohydroxyphosphoribosylaminopyrimidine deaminase/5-amino-6-(5-phosphoribosylamino)uracil reductase RibD, which translates to MSSKQDARWLAAAASLAERARPLSRPNPAVGAVVIRDGIVIGRGWTQPGGRPHAEAIALEQAGVKARGATLYVTLEPCAHQSDRGPACADLVAAAGVARVVAGVVDPDQRTSGAGLERLRAAGIDATCADDETCRESLAGFLMRKTLDRPHVTLKLAMSLDGCIATASGESQWITGPEARAHAHRERARVDAILVGGGTFRADAPKLDVRLPGLEARSPARLALTGEEVPDGWHSLIDPQEIRALEPVQYLLVEGGAGAAASFLEADLVDRLMIYRGPVLLGPGLQAIGDIGLESLADAHARWRHVDRRLLGRDTLDIYQRSREARGWIV; encoded by the coding sequence TTGAGCAGTAAGCAAGACGCACGCTGGCTGGCGGCCGCGGCCTCCCTGGCCGAGCGGGCACGCCCGCTAAGCCGCCCCAATCCCGCTGTCGGAGCTGTCGTCATTCGTGACGGGATCGTCATCGGCCGCGGCTGGACCCAGCCGGGTGGCCGCCCCCACGCCGAAGCCATAGCCCTTGAGCAAGCCGGGGTGAAGGCCCGCGGAGCGACGCTCTACGTCACTCTCGAACCCTGCGCGCACCAGTCCGATCGCGGCCCAGCCTGCGCCGACCTCGTCGCCGCCGCCGGCGTAGCGCGGGTGGTTGCCGGCGTGGTGGATCCCGACCAACGGACCTCCGGCGCCGGCCTCGAACGGCTCCGCGCGGCGGGGATCGACGCGACTTGCGCTGACGACGAAACCTGCCGTGAAAGCCTCGCCGGCTTCCTCATGCGCAAGACGCTCGACCGCCCGCACGTTACGTTGAAGCTTGCCATGTCGCTCGACGGCTGCATTGCCACGGCGTCGGGTGAGAGCCAGTGGATCACCGGCCCCGAAGCTCGCGCCCACGCCCACCGCGAGCGCGCTAGGGTCGACGCGATTCTGGTCGGCGGCGGCACCTTCCGCGCCGACGCCCCCAAGCTCGACGTGCGATTGCCTGGGTTAGAGGCTCGCAGTCCTGCGCGGCTGGCCTTGACCGGAGAGGAAGTGCCGGACGGCTGGCACTCGCTGATCGATCCGCAGGAAATCCGCGCGCTTGAGCCGGTACAGTATTTGCTCGTCGAAGGCGGTGCGGGCGCAGCAGCGTCATTCCTTGAGGCTGACCTGGTCGACCGGCTGATGATCTATCGCGGCCCTGTCCTGCTCGGTCCCGGTCTCCAGGCCATCGGCGATATCGGGCTCGAATCGCTGGCTGACGCCCACGCGCGTTGGCGCCATGTCGACAGGCGCCTGCTTGGCAGAGATACGCTCGACATCTATCAGCGGTCGCGCGAAGCAAGGGGCTGGATCGTCTAG
- a CDS encoding riboflavin synthase translates to MFTGIVTAIGTITKVEQRGDLHVTIACPYDPAGISIGASIACSGVCLTVVDRGGEAGSAWFTVDVSAETVSRTAHGLWHAGRQVNLEQSLKLGDEMGGHIVSGHVDAVGKIADWQPEGDSTRLTIRAPAELAPFIAPKGSITVDGVSLTVNELADRPDGSVDFGLNVIPHTSEVTTLGQLAQGATVNLEIDTVARYLKRLESLRAN, encoded by the coding sequence ATGTTTACAGGGATTGTTACCGCCATCGGCACTATCACCAAGGTCGAGCAACGCGGCGACCTGCACGTGACTATCGCCTGTCCTTACGACCCAGCCGGCATTTCGATCGGCGCGTCGATCGCCTGCTCGGGCGTGTGCCTGACCGTGGTCGACCGCGGCGGCGAGGCAGGCTCAGCCTGGTTCACGGTCGACGTCTCCGCCGAAACCGTCAGCCGCACCGCTCACGGCCTGTGGCACGCGGGGCGGCAAGTGAATCTCGAACAGTCGCTCAAGCTTGGCGACGAGATGGGCGGACACATCGTTTCGGGCCATGTCGATGCCGTGGGCAAGATCGCCGACTGGCAACCGGAAGGCGATTCGACTCGCCTGACGATCCGCGCGCCCGCCGAGCTCGCCCCGTTTATCGCGCCGAAGGGTTCGATCACGGTCGATGGGGTCTCTCTGACGGTCAACGAACTCGCCGACCGGCCCGATGGCTCGGTCGACTTCGGCCTCAATGTGATTCCGCATACGTCGGAGGTGACCACGCTCGGCCAGCTGGCGCAGGGTGCTACGGTGAACCTCGAGATCGATACGGTGGCGCGTTACCTGAAGCGGCTTGAGAGCTTGCGGGC